From a region of the Nitrospira sp. genome:
- a CDS encoding MEDS domain-containing protein, which produces MPASGIRGTHDIPLGSHLCMFYRQPTELLQVTAAFLSAGLAEAELCLWILPPPLTIPLVLDELSTHDLNGPVLQATKQLFISSAEDWYGVGTFDVDDSLDRLADLPALASQLGYGSVRAVGGPGRFTSIESRQAFMRFERQATTLIAASPMIALCCYASIQSIATDMFDIMRAHPQALVRTQAGWASI; this is translated from the coding sequence ATGCCTGCCAGTGGAATTCGTGGGACCCATGACATCCCGTTGGGATCGCATCTGTGTATGTTTTATCGGCAGCCGACCGAATTGTTACAGGTCACAGCAGCTTTTCTGAGCGCAGGACTTGCCGAAGCTGAGTTGTGTCTCTGGATTCTTCCCCCACCGTTGACCATCCCCTTAGTGCTTGATGAACTGTCCACCCACGACCTGAACGGTCCGGTGTTGCAAGCCACAAAGCAGCTGTTCATTTCGTCTGCGGAGGACTGGTATGGTGTTGGCACCTTCGATGTGGATGATTCCCTGGATCGGCTGGCCGACTTACCGGCTCTGGCTAGTCAGCTCGGCTATGGAAGTGTGCGGGCCGTGGGTGGGCCGGGACGATTTACCTCAATCGAATCTCGCCAGGCCTTTATGCGCTTCGAGCGCCAAGCCACGACACTCATTGCGGCATCTCCCATGATCGCCTTGTGCTGTTATGCCTCAATCCAGAGCATAGCAACAGACATGTTCGATATCATGAGAGCCCATCCACAGGCGTTGGTTCGCACACAAGCAGGCTGGGCCAGCATCTAA